The Acidianus infernus genome window below encodes:
- a CDS encoding HypC/HybG/HupF family hydrogenase formation chaperone — translation MYDPYDMAYVGKVIKINNEGSAIVDFNGIRREVELGLVNAKIGDYVLVHAGYAIKVINEEDVKDELKNFIKSLK, via the coding sequence ATGTATGACCCATATGATATGGCATACGTAGGTAAGGTTATTAAAATTAATAATGAAGGCTCTGCAATAGTTGACTTTAACGGAATAAGAAGAGAAGTTGAGCTTGGTCTAGTAAACGCCAAAATAGGAGACTATGTCTTAGTACATGCAGGCTACGCCATAAAGGTTATAAATGAAGAAGACGTTAAAGATGAGCTGAAAAACTTCATAAAATCATTAAAATAG
- a CDS encoding nickel-dependent hydrogenase large subunit gives MNPLDLEAISLRINIENNVVVSAQSSGNKLRGYEKAFINKKVREVQDIIPRVLATCSQSHVSAFARAISIINHNSEILSRIAVSLEIIESHIKHPYVYWFPYIGDRNYDFPTGERFKRIIPFSKKVKEIMEKIGGKWPSTNYLNKGFKVKLSKDDIEFLRKVVEEEVIGMKIEEFLSINNIDELKGDLALLKKVPYWTAGIGKYLVVGFPFSATIDLSKLKDTGLDVTYNGDHVEVGPLAQALTFDGMVKSLHNKYGPSPLLREISRIKVACKLLSELTDFDGETDGYEILGSGIGTIESIRGSLLHKVSIKDDKVNDYAIIQPTSFNASPGGALEYAVKGIPVKDPKNPWEISLAVSSLDSCFVTEVSIYEGSKLISKKRIGGFC, from the coding sequence ATGAATCCATTAGATCTTGAAGCTATTAGTTTAAGAATAAATATTGAAAATAACGTAGTTGTATCTGCTCAATCTTCTGGGAATAAATTAAGGGGATATGAAAAAGCATTTATAAATAAGAAAGTTAGAGAAGTTCAAGATATTATACCAAGAGTTCTGGCTACTTGTAGTCAGTCCCACGTTTCTGCATTCGCACGGGCTATAAGTATTATTAATCATAATAGTGAAATATTATCAAGAATTGCTGTATCGCTAGAAATAATAGAAAGTCATATTAAGCATCCTTACGTATATTGGTTTCCATATATAGGAGATAGAAATTACGATTTTCCCACAGGGGAAAGGTTTAAAAGGATAATTCCTTTTTCCAAAAAAGTTAAGGAAATTATGGAAAAAATAGGAGGAAAATGGCCTTCCACTAATTACCTAAATAAAGGATTTAAGGTCAAGCTAAGTAAAGATGACATCGAATTTCTTAGAAAAGTGGTTGAAGAGGAAGTCATAGGTATGAAAATTGAAGAATTTCTTAGCATAAATAATATTGATGAACTAAAAGGAGACCTAGCTTTACTTAAAAAAGTACCCTACTGGACTGCCGGAATAGGTAAATACCTAGTGGTAGGTTTTCCGTTTTCAGCTACTATCGATTTGTCTAAGTTAAAGGATACTGGGTTAGATGTAACATATAATGGTGATCATGTGGAAGTCGGTCCCTTAGCTCAAGCACTAACCTTTGATGGCATGGTTAAAAGTCTCCATAATAAATACGGTCCATCTCCATTACTTAGAGAAATTAGTAGAATAAAAGTAGCTTGTAAATTACTGAGTGAATTAACTGATTTTGATGGAGAGACTGATGGATACGAGATTTTGGGAAGCGGCATAGGGACGATTGAATCTATAAGAGGATCCCTTTTACACAAAGTTTCAATTAAAGATGATAAAGTAAATGATTATGCTATAATACAACCAACATCATTTAATGCTTCTCCGGGTGGAGCATTAGAGTACGCCGTTAAAGGAATTCCAGTTAAAGATCCAAAAAACCCCTGGGAGATTTCCTTGGCTGTAAGTTCTTTAGATTCTTGCTTTGTTACAGAAGTAAGCATATATGAGGGAAGTAAGCTGATTTCGAAAAAGAGAATAGGAGGTTTCTGTTAA
- a CDS encoding HypC/HybG/HupF family hydrogenase formation chaperone, with product MCLSFPAKVIDVQDSIVFVDYGNGIIEPVLANGFEDLKPGDYVIVSYGMIYEKISKEEFDEILNYEKEINSVIHNV from the coding sequence ATGTGTTTAAGTTTTCCAGCAAAAGTCATTGACGTTCAAGATAGTATAGTTTTCGTGGACTATGGTAATGGAATAATAGAACCAGTATTAGCTAATGGTTTTGAAGACCTTAAGCCAGGGGATTATGTAATAGTTAGTTACGGCATGATATATGAAAAAATTTCAAAAGAAGAGTTCGACGAAATTCTAAATTACGAGAAAGAAATTAACAGCGTGATCCATAATGTATGA